Below is a genomic region from Vitis riparia cultivar Riparia Gloire de Montpellier isolate 1030 chromosome 5, EGFV_Vit.rip_1.0, whole genome shotgun sequence.
ACATTCAAATGATCTATCATTAGTGTTCATTCCTTTAACTTCACGTTCACTAACTTCtttaacaagaaaattttattcctaacaattttttgttcaaacATTGATTCCAATTTCTTCTAGAGATTATAGGCATTTGTTTTATTTGCCATGTAATGACGTGAGGTTGTATCAATCCATTGCCTAATGTAGGCAATTGCTTTTTTGTTCATCTTATTCCACTCTAAATCAGAAATATCTTTAGGCTTAACTTCTTCACCCTCAAGAGTATCTGGCAAATCTTTGATGGTGAGAAAATCTACCATCATGGACTTCCCATAGcccaatttgaattattaagttttaccatGGATACTAAGTTCCCTTCTATTTCCAtccctttcaaaaataaaagttccTACAACTAgactttgataccacttgttggGAAGTTAAAGGAAGAGATAGAGTATTCACCTGCCAAGGTTAAGAGATTCCTCCACAATAATAACCATCActcaacaataataacaacTTAACAAAATTCAAGAATGATAATCCAATAACTTTCAACCAAAAAGAAGGGACACcgaatataatatgaaaaaaatcatggagaaatttcttttaattaccATGAcataaatttcatctttaaaactctttttttttttttttttgcatgattGTAACTTCATccctaaaagaatatttttttatccatgaCTATAAACCTCatccctaaatttttttttctataaataaaaaattcatgtaaaaatgttataaaaattatttgccATGAATACATGATGGGATGAAATGTAATCTTTTTGTCATGAACCCAACCTTCATCATTGAGAAGACCTTTGTTTTCCAAGAATATAAACTTCATCcctcaaaaataattattgtgaCTATAAACTTCATCCCAGGTACAAGTGTAATAGGAGCATTGATTGACAAAAGGTTTACCTTAAGATGACCATCTCACAGCTATTGAGAATGAATCAACCCTATTTCcatgtaaaaaaattttgattgcaAAAACTTCTTTTTGTGCCTTAAAATTgaattcatgattaaaattatatgaGAAGTTTGTTGTAGTATAAGGACAATATTTTTTGTGGAGGAAgagttttttttgttccttttttcaATGAGATGTTACAtgttaaaaagaagaaagatgaaTTATGTACAAACTAACACCAACCAACTCCATACAAACCAACAAGGAATAACAGAGCTAGAAATATTTGAggaaatattatttgtttagggatgaagaaatattttcatttcagaAAGGTAGAATAgttgttttggatttttggTATTATTTACAGATTATCAATCGATTGTTTATGGAGGATCTGAGCTGTGACCTGGTGTCGATCTGATTGGATTATGTCATTTTTCATTCTATGTTGGAAAATGACATTCTAtacttgtttttcattttagatTGCTTGATTGAACTGGTTCCTctctaaaattcaaaaaatacaacaccatataatttattatattatttatttgaaatacaAAAACAGATTGATAAATTACACCAATTAACCTTTAAATACAAAGcaaagaataatttatttgtaccCTATGTTATAAGCATCAAGCCCATAATGGAGAGGaaacaacaaaagaatattCATGGCTCATCCTTAATTATACAAACTCCACCCAAACTGTTCTAGAGATTAAACCTTGAGTGCTTACACTCAGGAGGGACACCTTGAGGGAAGCGTTTGAGATCAGTGCAGTAGTTGTAAATCATGAAGTTCTTCTGAACCCATCTCAGCCTTCTTCTGCTGTAGGCATCAAGTTCCTGGGTCTGGAAGGCACTGTCAGAGAATGTGCTTGTGGAGGTGGAAGTGCTGGCTCTGAAGTTCCTGTAGTATGCTGTGAAGGGTGCCTTGGACCAGTCAGTTTTCACCAACCCTCCTCTTGTGGCCCAGTCATCCGCATTCCAGAGGCTCGAGTATATCCTCATTGGCTGGTTCTTTGGGAAGGGAACCCCCATTGATTCTGCATTCTTGAATAGCCTTATGGGAACGTTGTCCACCAAGAAACTGATGAAAAAACCAACACCCAGTTCAGTTTTAGTTTATAGAAAAAGAATGGAAGTAGCGTTGGAATGTAGGGTTACGTACGTGATGTGTTGGGCGCTCCAGGCGATGGAGTAGGTGTGGAAGTTACGGGTGGGGTCGAACCAGAGGTAGAATTGTTGCTCCCTGTTGCCCTTCCCTTGAGTGAATACATTGGTGTGGAGGATATAAGGATCTCCACTTAGGTTTCCCAAGAACTCGAAGTCGATCTCATCATGGGTTGGCCCTTgagaagacaactgcatcacaAATATAAcctcaatttccaatttcatcCTACGATTTCACGTGCCCAAAAATATACATAGCAGGTATCAAGTTATGTTCCTTAAAGAAGTTTGGAGAGAGAGTTGATGAAACAGGACTTGTTGGTTGATAATAAAAACGacaactgttttctatttttaaaactaaatactGTTTTTGACACActttaatatttcaaaacaaacaaaataataccTTCTATAATAATTACTCTATACCCTGACGGGACAAAACTACTCCCGAGTtcccaaaaggaaaaagaaagaaaacggTAACCCACCCACCATTTTAAAGGAGGTCACGAGAACAAGTATGTTGAGAAATCTTATCTTTTACGCAAACATATATTCAAGCAACTTTCATCTTTTGTGAACATGAGAAAAGCACTATCATCCCTAACAAAATAGAGTTTTGTAATGATATCGAAGTAGAAGAGGAATGAAGTTTGAGAATGATGACATACGTAGTAGGCAGTGACAGTGCCAGCGGAGTTACCAGCAACAAGCTTGAGCTGCATATCAATCCTCCCAAACAAATACTCCTTCTTGGACTGAAACCCAGACCCTGATGTCTTGTCCAGAGAGAGAGACAGAAGCTGTCCTCCATTGAAGATCTTAGCACGATGATCGCCCCATGTTATGTCAAAGTCTTGATAGAAGTTACCAGCAGAGGCAGTAGCCAGAACCATTGCAAAAACCAAGCAAAAAAATGAATACCCATTTGAAGAAGACCCCATTTTGAGAAGAGAATAGTGGGTTTTGTAGAGTATTGGATGTGAGGTTTAGAGGAAGAGAGGGATTGGTATATATAGGGTTGAGAGAGAGAGCGTATGATGTGGGAGACGCGTGAGTGACCAACAACTGGAGACAGCTGAGCAAAGTAGCAGAAGCTGGAAGGCATTGGTGTTATTTGAGGGGAGTTGGGTGGTTTGAAGGCATTGGGTTGTTTGTGGGGAAGAGTTTTTAAAGAATGATTGGGATTCTCTCTGTGTAGGGTCCTCAAGCCATGATTTCGACAGCTGGTCGATAACAACTTCTTTTATGCGTAGGTCCGCCATCCCCCTCTTTCCTTctcctttctatttttcatatatatatatatatataattttcattcTCAAGCTACAATGCCATCATCTCATTAAGCAAAGTAAAATGTGTTAGAGATATAAACATTACAAATTGAACCAttatttaggctatgtttggttcccgaaaattttgagagaaaatgaaaggaaaagaaaatataaaggaaaaataaaaggaaaaaaaaatggaggaaaaaaaaaattaaaagttgataatttatttttattttctatttcaaactgattttacttatttaattaactcattgatataaagattaaataatttaaaaatatataagtttctaattaattttcattacatttgattttttttaatattttttatagataaaccaaacatgggaaaataattttcctttacatttattttcttaccTTATTAATTTTCGAGAGTCAAACATAAGCTTAATATCTTAAACTTTTAAACTGGATGTATAAACAAACGgctatatttgattattataaagtattaaggaaagaaaaaaatatgaaggaaaataattctcttgtatttagttttactataaaatataCGAAggaagtcaaatataattaaaattattaagaaatttatataatttaaaattatttaatctttatatagaaaaacttaaataagtgaaaaaagtttaaaatggtacataaaaataattcattgattttaaatttattttttatttttgtcacttttttattcttttttttttccttatattttccttcaaactttccaataacctaacataacaaaaatgttttactaAACCACTAAACAGaaaataataactttaaaaataaagtggtgtaaattattaataagataatgattagttaattataaatgaaaaaaaaaaaaaaaactttgatatGTTACCGTTTGaatgtaaaattgaaaaataaattcaaaatgtaTGATTACAGCATTGGAAACATGTGAAGGTAGAAGATAAATTCCAAGTCGCTTTCAGATGTAGTAAATAGGATCACGGGACACGACATTGTTCTGTGGGTCGAATGAATGAGTTGTCAATTGCAATAGGATCACGGGATATGTTTCTCAATTCAACAATTTCAATTGCTTTTCCCATACTccaaaatgtaagaaaaaggaGAATAGGAAGGAagaatatgaggaaaaaaattgaagaaaaataaaaaataaattataaattaatagattattttaattttttttacttgtttaattcttttatataaaaaataaataatttaaaatatgtcattttcttaatatttttaattatatttgattttttataataaaaacaaatatgattattttttttttcaggaaccaaacgTACCATCGTGttttttaattctctaattctttgtttcctttttatattccatatttctcttttttattaacttgatatttgaattaaagTCTTATTTCATGAggataaaattgtcaaaaagTTTTCTAATTACTCTTAAGGTATTTAAGGGTGTGTTTGGCTGTGGGAAAgtgaaaaatagtaaaaaaatcatttgaactttttattattctataattttttttaaaaaatatatatattttaaacatattttcaaaattttccctttAGTTGGTGTATTTTCTTGTGTTTCACAATTAAAAattgagatttatttttattttttctttcttgtattatttggataaaaagaattataaatatttattatattcatttaacttatataatacattaaaatttttaaacatacagtccaaaaaataagtcaaattaatttcaaaaaaaaaaaaaatcactaacgTAAGGTTCAAAATAATTTGATCTTTAATTCTTAAGTAAAGATCCATTAAATAATAGTTAGATAAAGATCCACAACTGTAACAGAACAAAGCTTGGAGATTGTGAGATTTAGATGAGTTAATTTCactcaaaattgaattttataattttaaaataaattatactaaGGTTTTAgctcttttttttgtttttttttttaaaaaaaattaaaccaaagcAATTACAAAAGCAACCATTGTGTATTTCGAtcgatttttcttttttcctcaaaatttgcCTCTTCTTAATTATCaatttagttttgatatttttctcaaaagcaaatttgaattgaatatataattGATGGGTAGCGGTGGAAAAGGGTTATTTCCAACTAGCTGTCATGTACATTGAAAGAAAAAGCTATGGGCCAAAACGATGTTGACCAAAACAGGGTCTCTACATTCATTGGGTGGAGATGAGTTTGGATTCACAAAGCATTAAATTTATAGTGTAATTTCCACCATCaagggttcttttttttttttttcccctaataaaattgaaaaaaaaaaaaaaaagaagggaaaaagggCAACTGATGAGagaatttggcaaaaaaaaaaaggaagccatttttccatttttatttagttGACTTCCCTTAAAGTACAGCCAACATTTGTGTAAATAAGATTGGAAATGTTGATATGGAGACAAGGATGAGGTAGTTGCCATGAAACATTCAAAAACAAAGGCATTGGTAGTATGAAAAAGGCCACGAATAATCAATGGGTATGCTATTATTGAAGAGTGTTTGTTAAGGATTCCTTCTAGTTTGGATTACTTCCATTTCACATATAGATGGGTCTTCCTttccaaattttccatttttaagtGCTTATTTATCACATGCAACCATTTTctttatagataaaaataaaagtataaagtGTTACAAACTTTTATATTATGTATATGACACTAAGAGggtattcgttttttttttttttttttttttttttttttttttttgttgaaaataatttacttttgattgtttttctattttttttttaacacttaatagaaataaaatattaaaaaaacgaATAAtgtaatacttaacactattaaacaatgtttaatttgaagttctatttagaattaagtaaaaaataaagaaacaaacacCACGTAATTATTTAAAGTAGTTGATATAATTgcttatttgatttgattgatgataaaaaattattttctatttcataatagaaatattttattgtgacattttaaaaataaataaattattttataaaattaataactttttttttctttttttcatatgttAGGCAAAAGAAATGCCTTCATACAATTGATTGAGAACTGATTCAGCCTTACTCAATGCTATATAGGatctatttttgttaaataatgtAGAAgcctaggtttttttttatatagatatattttaaaattatagacatttaattaattataaacctagaaaaacattttagagAGGATGTGAAGAGAAAGTAACACTAATTAATGACATGATTAATCCATACCACCACTCATTGTATAGGTGCTCATCTTTATGGTAGGACCTACCAAGTTTTGAAATCCCATTATTCCACCATgtaaagaaattattaaaaaaaaaaaaagataaagtaattttttttaatattgaatattttttttttctgtatgaaataatttagtaaaaattacaattccataaaaaataagcataaaaattttatatttgaataccTCTttaacaactttatttttatttatttatttttttcaaccatTCCATATAGTTGTAAGTAATAATATctcaattatttcttttaattgtattataaaaaaggataaatggaaaaatagaaatattccCTTTCTCTTGGGTACATGGAGCTAAGGTAGtaggtttcttttctttttcttttcatttttattttgcttttatttgttcTTTGATGATCCTTTCCAACATGTTTCATTAGTGGAAAAGGTCATGTTGGGTGTTGTATTCATATTCCATTAATTCTcttatttgattcaatattttgaatttgCAAGTTTAATCCAAGTATCTAGAAATCATCTCCTAGAAGTTTGgatttatggatatattaagaaatatcgatcgaaaaataagaaataatacaTATGTTCAAGTTCCTGTCAagtctcatatttttttctttcatgagcaagatgaaaatataggttttcatcaatatattatagttagattttatgaatatataaataataccAACCaaagaaattttgagaaaaaaaattgataaaacaagaaataatataaatgttcAAATTGttacttttaaataatatatgtataataaatttttaatatcgAGTAGTAAATCAATAATATGTaaaactttaaaacatattttatacataaatatctattttagatgtatttgatgatataataaaaatgatgatataggtatgatttttaaaatgtttataattttattttaaaatttatatttctattatatatatatatataatgttggttatacaaaaaaaaaaaaatatccacaaAAGTTGAGGATCAACATTCCATAAAAACTAGGGCTTCAACCAAAATTTTACTTACCCAAAAAATTTGGAGTTAATCCATAAAAATTGGAGcctctaaataaaaataagagggATCATTAGGATAGTTTTCACATAATGAGTGTGCTACTGTGTATaattacacattggataagacttACGATGAATTGTGACATTAGTTATAAGGTAGTCATAATTCATCAAGATACTAGCTATGTTGCATAGGGTCCCAACCTTGAGAGAATTAAGCTAGTATTGAAATTTTTAGTGGCTTTGACTTATGTGTAAGATCTGAAAGTGGTTGTATATTATTTATGGATTGAGTCACCACTAAGTAAGGCATATGACAAAAGATATTCTCAACATAGACACCATGATCTCTTatgagattgagatagtgtatcCCATTGGGTGATTATAAGGACTAGTAATCATGTAAATTATGGTCATATAAATtctttaagtggaatttgacatatgctcataAAGAGTTGAAGTATGTaagttgattaaaaaaatagaagaatttgAAACTCGAGGATTAGAGAgctaatcttgagaggttgatagtatTTATCTCGTCAAATTATGGATACCAATTTATAGGAAGTTTTTTATACAATTGATTAATAGGTCATGGAGTGAGCTTCATATCTTGATTTCATATTGAAGAATACTAGAGTGCGATTGACTATCTTGAGTACGAGGTTGAGtaaaacttcaaaattaaattataagggAATCAATATTCTCCTATAGTTTCTAGTGATCTCCACTCAAGCTCACATTCCTTGGTGGCACATCATTTGAGGaataaatgagtttttttatttacaagtgCACTAAAGGGATTTTAGTAAAAccacaaggttgcataggagTTTATCAATGGTCTTTCTAAattaagctaattaattaattggaacctaatagagctaattaattaattaaggcCTAGCgaactagattaagtgacctaaactTAGGATGAGCTTAACTTATTTAAGCCCATAGGTAGgtctatataaacccccttaaGGATTAGGACTTATATGATATAAGTCATtctattttccaaaaagaagagagaacTCTAGTCTTCATTTCTATGAAGAAGATTACATTGTTCTCACATGCCAAGGTTCGGGAGAAAGTTATGAAGTAGAAGATCATGAGGTAAATTTTCAAGATCCACatcatcttattttttgtttggagtttgatttaggaacatctagatcaaaGTTATATTTTTAGGCCTTACATATATAGTTTCTATATCTTTATCACTTATGTTGTGTAGATCTAGCGTCCTTAGGTTGTTAGAGAGCATGGACCTATGATCTAGGGGTTTCCCAACAGTTACCTTGATATATGACTCctgtggacctgcatttttcacatgcgtttccactcaatcggcgagacttatttttattggtgaaaaattagttttgaaaaagttggagttgccacttattttattttattttaaaagggaaaataaaacaataaagaaaatcctaaagaagtgactccatagttttggaaaagcaagtcttgaaaaacctgagtcttGGTTCGGGAATCaagttacttatcaggaaggtacctctaagaggtagcacccctctaagccctaaagaggtctctattgactaagttgaggggaatgtgacaattaattaattgattgaaagtacctaggtagactaaggtgattttagAATTAACATGCTAAGCCAGAAAGTTAAATCTTGATCATAAAGGAGAGTCAAAGTGTGTATCTGGACTGCTTCTCaagtgctatcataaaacatcaaagttagtataaaaatataatacacaatatgcatttttatcaaagataacCAAACGATCCAACCtatatcaaggcaatcaaacaagACTACAAGCAAGGGCAAAGTGTTAGAGATGTCCATGGTGTGCACTCTCCATGGTGCGTGATCAATCCCAAATTGGACTGTACATCCATTCAATTACAGCCCATGGAGGTTATGGATTGGCAGCAGAATGAAGCCTTCATCCATGCGTGTTGCCTTGTCTCTTCTTACCTTTGGAAGATGCAACCTACTCGCTTTGGATCAATGGCGTGCATGGTTCTCTTGAAGATACCATGGAGATCTTTATGGAAATTGGGATATGGACCCCTCAAAAGTTGCAACCCTGGGGATGCTTGTGCGTGGACTGGTTGTCTTCAACCCATTGTGCGTTCCATGCTTAATGAACTCTCCCAAAAATTAATCCCATTTAGCATGTAAATTTGCATAAGGTGATGTTTGGAGTCCTAATGGATGCAGCCCCATCAAAAAATTTGGCCATAATCTACTTTTAAAAGTCATCCCAAGCATGATTCCCCTTTAAAAGAATGTCAAccaatcattttttgtttgagaTGGTGTTATGTGAGtgatttttcctaaaaattccaTTACTGCGTGTGCTGTGTAGAATGGAGAATCATAGTCTCCCATGTCCTCCTTTTATGGCAACCTCCTTTTTACTCTCTCATAGCCTGGAATCTCCCCCTACCCCAAACATAACTGTCCAACATTCTTCATTCAACATACAACCTTGCCATTCTGTTTGTATCCAAAGATGATATTTATCCAATGATGTAGATTTTCTGAAACAAAATCGGATTTTGGTGCTTTTCTATGCTTCCTGATAAACTTTCTAGCACTGTGTTTGGCCCAAGGAGGTAACACAACATCACCGACCTTTTCTCCTGATCGTTTTTCTCCCAGGTCAAAATTGAAACGATTTCCCAAGAACTCTAGCATGTAGAAGAATTATGGAATTAGTTCATTCACATCTGATGTGTTGCCCTTTCCAGTTGCACTTAACCAAGTATCTCTTACACTATTGAAAAGACGATCAACATGGTCAAACTGACCACCTTGTAACTTTTGGTTGTTTCAACTAAATGGTGGTAGGCACAGTAGATCAAATAAGACAATTCCCGCACTAGAATAATGAGAACCATCATAAAAATTGGGGACCtcccatttttccttctttctccaATCTTCCCATCCCCCGGGTAGATCCACTCTCCAGAATGAATCTCTTCCCAACGTCTTCTCCAACAGCTCCTCATTGGAAAATCCTTTCGAAGACTAGAATTTGCCTACCTACCTCTCTGCTTCGTTCTCTTTCCCACCTAGCTCTTCCTGTATCTTTAGAGTTGTGAACAGAAGAGACAACTCTAACCTCCTCTACATTTTCACTGATTAGATAGTCTCGACTCCGATCGCTTGGCTTCCCGCTGTCGTTCCTCTCCAAAATCCCTTCAAAACCAATGTACCACCAGTTCTGCTCCTTCTAAAAACGTTCTAAATCTCCCTTCATAACCTATGCATCTTGTCAGAGAATTTTTCCAGGATACATCTGTCTGGGATCACCTTCCATACCACCATTTTTTTCCTGTCATTTccttattccaaaaaaaaatctctgCCACTTTCATTTCTCGAAAATTCTAGTGATTCTCTTTCCAAATAGATGGCAACCCGTTTTCTCATGCAAAAAAGTCAAGAAATATTAGTTAGAAaacttattatataatataatataatataatataataaaaataatatagaaagtCATACAATCCACACAAGTCATGCAGgtcatgcaatcatgcaagtcATATAAAAAGTGAGCCTAAAAATGCCcaagtgacctagggtgaatGTGTGCAAGATGGAAGGTGTCTAGGATGTTTAGGACAATGcataagtctaaattagggctgccaagagtcacaatggagtTAGATAAATCATTCAAtcagagtctccaaggtggctcaaaaaaggtaagtagtatgagtaatAATGAGCCACCagggaattgttgtaaagtacaAAACGAACACACAATACGACATATGCTAgaaggacaaaatggagggtttacACTCCTCACCATTTCATCATTCTATTATTGTAGCCAATGTTGCCTTTAATCCTAACCTTGCTCATGTTCCTGGATGAGACAAAATCAATTGATTTTACATGCCATATTAGCCTCCCTGTGATATGTTATAATTACTTTGATGTAATTTGTTGGAAATACCTAGATATCTCCATTCCTATCCCTAGATCATTAGGGTGCAAGCAAACTATCCTAAGGCCTCTCTAAATATAAAGTAGAAGCATAGTACACATAAAACTTAGATATAGAGAAAAAGAATGTTTTATCTATGACTTGGATGTTCTTAGGTCAAATCTAATTAGTGAAGAGTCAATGTGGATCTCGTAGACTAGTAGATTTTCCACTCGATAAGACTTTTCTGGATTTTGGCACATGAAGAGGTGGAATCCTCTCTTGAGGGTGGAGACTAGGGTTACTCTTTGTGGAAAAGTGAATGGAATACTACAAATCTTAAACCTctaagggggtttatataggcttacatgtgggtttaagtgacttaagtccaTTTTAGGCTTGAATCACTCTTGAATCCTAATCAATTAACCCTATTGGACTACAACTAGCCAATTAGCTCAATCCACAAAGATAATTCATAAGCTTTTGTCCAgccttgcatgtttgaccaaatGCCCTCTTGCACACCAATGAATATAGAATCCACAAATCCCTTAAAACCATGCTAGCAtggaatatgagctcaagtgGGAATTATTGAggcccataggaaaatattggttCCCTTAAAATTCAATTGTGAAGGTGAAttaacatcccactataaagaGTCAACTGCTCTTTTATATTCTACGATTTTATAACGGAATACTAATTTTAGGTTTGTAACATACTATCCATTATAtatagactccccatgaactagtgtctataATCTAAGGAGGTGAATGTTATCAACCTTCCAATATACCTCTACAATTCTTCAGTCTTAGAttctcttattatgtgatcaactaacatactgtAACTTTCTAAGAACCTATGTCAAATTCCAATTAAGGAATTATTATGGCCATGGATTTCCTATTCATatatccttaggatcacctaaaaAGACAAATGATTTCAAACCTATGAAATATCATGATGTTTGTCTTGAATATACTTGTACCACCAACTTttatcaacaatgacctaattTATAGAGAATACATGGGAACCTTAAGGTTTCACCCTTAGTTAAAAgtcatttgattc
It encodes:
- the LOC117914052 gene encoding xyloglucan endotransglucosylase/hydrolase 2-like, whose product is MGSSSNGYSFFCLVFAMVLATASAGNFYQDFDITWGDHRAKIFNGGQLLSLSLDKTSGSGFQSKKEYLFGRIDMQLKLVAGNSAGTVTAYYLSSQGPTHDEIDFEFLGNLSGDPYILHTNVFTQGKGNREQQFYLWFDPTRNFHTYSIAWSAQHITFLVDNVPIRLFKNAESMGVPFPKNQPMRIYSSLWNADDWATRGGLVKTDWSKAPFTAYYRNFRASTSTSTSTFSDSAFQTQELDAYSRRRLRWVQKNFMIYNYCTDLKRFPQGVPPECKHSRFNL